From a single Candidatus Thorarchaeota archaeon genomic region:
- a CDS encoding S8 family serine peptidase: protein MQSWRRRTHYYTHLRLLSLSLIVIVFLSAIVVVPDISISSSTTQEDASPQSKIDTRLLNKTSSSDTLDVLVKYDGRAGAFKARAAIAAADNTADLVETYNELNMMRVKMVGRSIPDLAKSPIIRGIWSNEIMNISAPQPMEGGFATADDNYTKLVDLIGARDFWDEGYNGSGVVVAVLDTGIDFLHPDLDDFDDNSSTFDSKVTAFASFVEGDSLPVDLIGHGTYVASIVAGTGNKSDGLYEGIAPGATLLSAKVTLGGLLSVPSWIVSGIEWATCHGADIILLPFNTIGTPGDAVSVAVAAAAEKGILVISAAGDDGPDYLTIMSPGGSMASLTVGAYDLATQEVPSFSGRGPSLEMMTKPDLVAPGVGIVGAKAGAALQDAGFGDFNMEDLGEISSLLGGPLGESINDYYIRADTTAASAAIVAGAVALLLEAFDRATPIVVGNTLRDTAQSLPFDANDAGAGLLDFPAAVAYLKTQQTPIESHIRTTGIPLLATGMIIADSNGAQTTSLLSSYGTMIVAMDQRASWNSIHLLMGMLYLRWNNEDPTSLMMFKVKREMHQVYTASGLDGYNRYVSILSNDDGLYVILLVESYNLTLTTSEPLVGYKITPFILNFGSNPVHNVSLFTSYSLDLFLDGNDDHGKYALNNKELFVYSQSEDYHDFYFGLNASRAFSAFEVGNSSEISNHITDDNLTGSTTFDGSVGFGMKWDFGVLQPDELVNVTIAMGFAENRTMLDASITKMWELTPSRTMQQQGDLVVVEADLPRVAREGVSYTSRAVVMNIGVNPSPIVAAMIIGHTNNGTTGTLFTSFSSFDEVKPFHAVSITVDWSPEYEGIFTAAWVVAISIASAIALFSNPTATITTAGASLLDDFLIRDLFVITPLSSVSVFPKSLPSAPFNLRFPGDFGMYGLMVSSTIPLGNLTVSKYGNATDWGNITLTPMKSVQGYYNFSLMLFAPLIGMDGYHHADYVINTEQGWSDNITLDATLVYARSLVFLETTHGSGLGAMMGDSFGGGGDLSGGGGLGGGGMGGFPGGGGFPLAEDSSDSSGLAGGMSGDLGSLSSIGAFMESFRMTTFSGLSELDRRMADQKVDLIEFPGVSLSSDLLMLFSGILIIRPTKEFNSTERGLLTNFTDDGGKIIIMGDNGDRANLTALNYLLGDYGYVMNGTHDAENTTEIVSDSLLGAGVDSVWLGGGTYILNNQSFGQIMLHGRPVVLLDPYSQLALFGSSRIFLNDHLPECNNSILLDNLITFLLDNTLTCTTRLAENTTHYPVGRSVFLNLEVHDVTGGPVDDLTVFIIFELPNGSQAFFIAGFVEDGLYTSQFAPSYWKDEGRINGIFFILKTEKYAGTFASISFWFYKPPSSNATTAGGSLLTLPQVAYLTAFGVFGSTFVALIWNRFRRKRRLKIPELDQTLVDDIDNTLNMLLAAFIQIEGLIREEDIDRIQKVETIRGMLDVLERALDEFDKISGRVGGV, encoded by the coding sequence ATGCAATCTTGGCGACGACGTACCCATTACTATACTCATCTTCGATTGCTGAGTCTATCCCTCATAGTGATAGTCTTTCTTAGTGCAATAGTGGTTGTTCCCGATATTTCAATTTCGTCGTCCACGACTCAAGAGGACGCTTCTCCACAGTCCAAGATTGACACACGGCTCCTCAATAAGACTTCATCATCAGACACACTTGATGTTTTAGTAAAATATGATGGCCGTGCTGGTGCGTTCAAGGCGAGGGCGGCCATAGCTGCTGCTGATAACACTGCAGACCTAGTTGAGACCTATAACGAACTGAACATGATGCGAGTCAAGATGGTGGGCAGGTCCATTCCAGATCTTGCAAAGAGTCCAATAATTAGAGGCATATGGTCTAATGAGATCATGAACATATCTGCCCCACAACCTATGGAAGGGGGATTTGCCACAGCAGATGATAATTACACGAAATTAGTTGATCTGATTGGGGCTCGTGATTTTTGGGATGAGGGATATAATGGCTCAGGGGTTGTTGTTGCAGTACTTGATACTGGAATTGATTTTCTTCACCCCGACCTTGATGACTTTGATGATAATAGCAGCACATTCGACTCAAAAGTCACAGCGTTCGCCTCATTTGTTGAGGGTGACTCTCTGCCTGTGGATCTTATCGGACATGGGACCTATGTCGCCTCAATTGTTGCAGGAACCGGGAACAAATCAGATGGTCTCTATGAAGGTATTGCCCCCGGTGCCACGCTGCTCTCTGCAAAGGTCACTCTTGGTGGCCTTCTCTCTGTTCCCAGTTGGATAGTGTCAGGTATCGAATGGGCCACATGCCATGGTGCAGATATCATTCTTCTGCCATTCAATACGATTGGTACTCCTGGGGATGCGGTCTCGGTAGCTGTGGCGGCCGCAGCTGAGAAGGGGATTCTTGTCATCTCAGCAGCAGGTGATGATGGACCTGATTATCTGACTATAATGTCGCCCGGTGGATCAATGGCTTCTCTCACTGTTGGTGCTTATGATCTTGCAACTCAAGAGGTCCCCTCGTTTTCTGGTCGGGGGCCAAGTCTGGAGATGATGACAAAGCCGGATCTTGTGGCTCCTGGGGTGGGCATCGTTGGCGCAAAGGCTGGTGCTGCCCTTCAGGACGCGGGATTTGGCGACTTTAATATGGAGGATTTGGGCGAGATCTCGTCTCTTCTCGGAGGTCCTCTTGGTGAGAGCATTAATGACTACTATATCCGGGCGGATACTACTGCTGCATCAGCCGCAATCGTTGCAGGGGCAGTAGCCTTACTGCTCGAAGCCTTTGATCGTGCAACACCCATAGTTGTAGGAAATACCCTCCGTGACACAGCCCAGTCCCTCCCCTTTGATGCTAATGATGCAGGGGCTGGTCTTTTGGACTTTCCAGCAGCAGTGGCATACCTCAAGACTCAGCAGACCCCAATCGAATCACACATCCGAACAACTGGCATTCCACTTCTGGCCACAGGCATGATTATTGCAGATAGCAATGGAGCACAGACGACTAGTCTGTTGAGTAGCTATGGGACCATGATTGTGGCGATGGATCAACGGGCCAGCTGGAACTCTATCCACTTGCTCATGGGTATGTTGTATCTTCGCTGGAACAACGAAGATCCGACCAGTCTGATGATGTTCAAAGTCAAACGCGAGATGCATCAGGTATATACTGCCTCTGGTCTTGATGGGTATAACAGGTATGTGAGCATCCTCTCAAATGACGATGGTCTATACGTCATTCTTCTTGTAGAGTCCTATAACCTGACCCTTACAACTTCCGAGCCGCTCGTGGGTTACAAGATTACTCCATTCATCCTCAATTTTGGTTCCAACCCCGTCCATAATGTGAGTCTATTCACATCATATAGTCTTGACCTATTTCTTGATGGTAATGATGACCATGGCAAGTATGCTCTAAACAATAAGGAGCTCTTTGTGTATAGTCAGTCTGAGGACTATCATGACTTCTACTTTGGTCTGAATGCCAGTAGAGCATTCTCCGCCTTTGAGGTAGGCAACTCCTCAGAGATCTCAAATCATATTACTGATGATAATCTGACTGGCTCTACGACCTTTGATGGATCTGTCGGATTTGGAATGAAATGGGACTTTGGGGTACTCCAACCCGATGAACTAGTCAATGTCACGATAGCAATGGGCTTTGCTGAGAACCGGACAATGCTTGACGCTTCGATCACTAAAATGTGGGAACTGACCCCATCCCGTACAATGCAGCAACAGGGCGACCTCGTCGTCGTTGAAGCAGATCTTCCTCGTGTTGCGAGAGAAGGGGTCTCGTACACATCACGTGCAGTCGTGATGAATATTGGTGTGAATCCATCTCCTATTGTTGCGGCAATGATCATCGGTCATACAAATAATGGGACCACGGGAACTCTCTTTACCAGTTTCTCCTCCTTCGATGAGGTTAAACCGTTTCATGCGGTCTCCATTACAGTCGACTGGTCGCCAGAGTATGAGGGCATCTTTACAGCGGCATGGGTGGTGGCAATTAGTATTGCGTCTGCAATTGCACTCTTCAGTAATCCTACTGCTACTATCACTACTGCTGGGGCCTCGTTACTTGATGATTTTCTCATTCGAGACCTATTTGTCATCACCCCTCTCTCCTCGGTCTCGGTGTTTCCTAAATCTCTCCCTTCTGCCCCATTCAATCTGCGCTTTCCTGGTGACTTTGGGATGTACGGGCTTATGGTTTCAAGTACGATCCCACTGGGAAATTTGACAGTGTCCAAGTATGGAAATGCCACAGATTGGGGGAATATCACGCTCACACCAATGAAGAGTGTTCAAGGCTACTACAATTTCTCACTGATGCTCTTTGCGCCCCTTATCGGGATGGACGGATATCATCATGCTGACTATGTCATCAATACTGAACAGGGTTGGTCTGACAACATCACTCTCGATGCTACTCTTGTCTATGCCCGATCGCTGGTATTCTTGGAGACCACACATGGGAGTGGACTGGGCGCGATGATGGGTGACAGTTTCGGTGGTGGTGGCGACCTTTCAGGCGGTGGCGGTCTGGGCGGAGGAGGCATGGGCGGTTTCCCGGGCGGCGGTGGCTTCCCCCTAGCCGAAGACAGCTCGGATTCATCAGGTCTTGCAGGAGGTATGTCTGGCGATCTTGGCTCCCTCTCTTCTATAGGGGCTTTCATGGAATCTTTTCGGATGACCACTTTTTCAGGTCTCTCGGAACTTGACCGAAGAATGGCAGACCAGAAAGTCGATCTTATTGAATTTCCAGGAGTTTCACTGTCATCCGATTTGCTCATGCTCTTCTCAGGGATATTGATCATCCGTCCAACAAAAGAGTTCAACAGTACAGAACGCGGACTGCTCACTAATTTCACAGATGATGGTGGCAAGATCATTATTATGGGTGACAACGGTGACCGGGCTAATTTGACAGCTCTCAATTATCTGCTAGGTGATTATGGCTATGTGATGAATGGGACTCATGATGCTGAGAACACAACAGAGATCGTGAGCGATTCTCTCTTGGGTGCAGGTGTGGACTCTGTATGGCTTGGCGGTGGAACATATATTCTCAATAATCAATCCTTTGGGCAGATCATGCTCCATGGTAGACCTGTCGTCCTTCTCGATCCCTATTCCCAGCTCGCGCTATTTGGGTCCTCTCGGATCTTTCTCAACGACCATCTTCCTGAATGTAATAATTCTATTCTCTTGGATAATCTAATCACTTTCTTGCTGGATAATACGCTCACTTGCACGACAAGGTTGGCTGAGAATACTACGCACTATCCTGTAGGCAGAAGTGTCTTTCTCAATCTGGAAGTCCATGACGTGACTGGTGGTCCAGTTGATGACCTGACTGTATTCATCATCTTTGAGCTACCAAATGGCAGCCAGGCCTTCTTTATTGCAGGATTCGTTGAGGATGGTCTTTACACGTCCCAGTTTGCCCCCAGTTACTGGAAAGACGAGGGGCGAATTAATGGAATCTTCTTTATCCTCAAGACCGAGAAGTATGCAGGGACCTTTGCAAGCATCAGTTTCTGGTTCTATAAGCCTCCTAGTAGTAACGCAACTACAGCGGGTGGGAGTCTACTCACTCTGCCTCAGGTGGCATATCTGACGGCTTTTGGAGTATTCGGTTCGACATTTGTTGCTCTTATCTGGAATCGTTTCCGGAGAAAACGGCGGCTTAAGATTCCCGAGCTGGACCAGACCTTGGTTGATGACATTGACAACACGCTCAATATGTTGCTTGCGGCCTTTATACAGATCGAGGGGCTCATTCGTGAAGAGGACATCGACCGTATACAGAAGGTCGAGACCATCAGGGGTATGCTTGATGTTCTCGAACGGGCATTAGACGAATTTGACAAGATTAGCGGGAGGGTTGGTGGTGTCTGA
- a CDS encoding ABC transporter ATP-binding protein: MSEIGAHPSREIDIRDLKVRFGKFWALKGVSFYANKREFLGIIGASGAGKTTALRVLTGQIRPTSGQAFVGGHDVTKNRKLISLLVGYVPQIEHLSLYYDFSALQNAQFFGRCFGMRPREIEERARNILTILGFDEDLMTKRVSRLSGGERKRVSISLGLIHDPVLLLLDEPTTGLDAHLRHETLNYLKELNFELGTTMVIISHDLEIVDYCSRVVLLEHGLVSQFGTPQDLISSLPGHGESLRLVLPTFNPTVEERIHQIPGVKYVATAGRNTVKLFLDNPKEKMLPVIRHLNSIKMPFEELSLVEADFFDYFQVKPWKEDSQSGVELT, translated from the coding sequence GTGTCTGAGATTGGTGCACATCCGAGCAGAGAGATCGATATCCGTGACCTGAAGGTCCGCTTTGGAAAGTTCTGGGCACTCAAGGGAGTCTCGTTCTATGCCAATAAACGAGAATTTCTTGGTATCATTGGAGCCTCTGGTGCAGGTAAGACGACAGCTCTGCGAGTTCTCACCGGGCAGATCCGGCCCACCTCCGGTCAGGCGTTTGTCGGCGGCCACGATGTCACCAAGAACCGCAAGCTCATCAGTCTACTTGTTGGATACGTGCCGCAGATCGAGCATCTGAGCCTCTATTATGATTTCAGTGCATTACAGAATGCACAGTTCTTTGGGCGCTGTTTTGGCATGCGCCCGCGGGAGATTGAGGAACGGGCCAGAAACATACTCACGATTCTCGGTTTTGATGAGGACCTCATGACAAAACGAGTATCCCGTCTCTCTGGTGGTGAGCGGAAGCGAGTGTCCATCTCTCTTGGTCTCATTCACGATCCTGTTCTTCTCTTGCTTGATGAACCCACGACGGGTCTTGATGCGCATCTCCGCCACGAGACCCTCAATTATCTAAAGGAATTGAATTTCGAACTTGGTACTACAATGGTCATTATCAGTCACGACCTTGAGATCGTAGACTATTGTTCTCGTGTTGTCCTTCTTGAACATGGACTGGTTTCGCAATTCGGAACCCCCCAAGACCTCATCTCATCTCTTCCGGGCCATGGTGAGAGCCTGCGTCTGGTGCTTCCGACTTTTAATCCCACTGTGGAAGAGCGTATCCATCAGATTCCTGGGGTAAAATACGTGGCGACGGCCGGACGAAATACGGTCAAACTTTTCTTGGATAATCCGAAGGAGAAGATGCTTCCGGTAATTCGGCACTTGAATAGTATCAAAATGCCATTTGAAGAGCTGTCCTTAGTTGAAGCGGACTTTTTTGATTACTTCCAAGTTAAACCTTGGAAAGAAGATTCACAATCTGGAGTGGAATTGACATGA